One genomic segment of Coffea arabica cultivar ET-39 chromosome 6e, Coffea Arabica ET-39 HiFi, whole genome shotgun sequence includes these proteins:
- the LOC113694625 gene encoding gamma-glutamyl peptidase 5-like — protein sequence MRMQMEGEKRYALLLAATDSDYVKKLYGGYFNVFVDALGDEGERWDLFRVVEGHFPEMDELENYEAFVVSGSPYDAYGNEHWILKLCLLLQTLSDMQKKVLGICFGHQVLCRALGGKVGKAYTGWDIGVRKIRILNEFLPCNFLELDEIPPTLSIIECHQDEVWDVPVGAEVIAYSDKTRVEMFAFGNHILGIQGHPEYTKDILNNLIDRLLSNDCIERGFGEDVKTQLLMADPDRKYWEKICQSFLKGR from the exons ATGAGAATGCAGATGGAGGGAGAAAAAAGGTATGCTTTACTACTTGCAGCAACGGACTCAGActatgtgaagaaactttacgGAGGATATTTCAATGTTTTTGTTGATGCATTAGGGGATGAAGGGGAGAGATGGGACTTATTTCGCGTCGTCGAGGGGCATTTTCCAGAAATGGATGAGCTTGAAAATTATGAAGCATTTGTTGTCAGTGGAAGCCCTTATGATGCTTATGGCAATGAGCATTGGATTCTCAAGCTTTGCTTACTCTTGCAAACTCTTTCTGACATGCAGAAGAAAGTTCTTGGTATATGCTTTGGCCACCAA GTCTTGTGCAGAGCACTGGGAGGAAAAGTTGGGAAAGCCTACACTGGATGGGATATTGGAGTTCGAAAAATTAGAATCCTAAATGAATTCTTGCCTTGTAACTTCCTTGAGTTAGATGAAATCCCACCAACCCTTTCAATCATTGAGTGCCATCAAGATgag GTGTGGGATGTCCCTGTTGGGGCTGAAGTAATTGCATATTCCGATAAAACTCGAGTGGAGATGTTTGCATTTGGGAACCACATTCTGGGAATCCAAGGGCATCCAGAGTATACCAAAGATATTCTCAACAATTTAATCGATCGTCTGCTGTCTAATGACTGTATAGAG AGAGGGTTTGGTGAAGATGTGAAGACACAGTTATTGATGGCGGATCCAGATAGGAAGTACTGGGAAAAAATCTGCCAAAGCTTTCTCAAAGGCAGATAG